A portion of the Rhodococcus pseudokoreensis genome contains these proteins:
- a CDS encoding DsbA family oxidoreductase, which yields MTTQQEHDGDIEIEIWSDVACPWCYIGKRRFLSALEEFEGRDRVNVTWRSYQLSPDTPVGERRTELDALVESKGLSAEQVRQMFVHVAQTAADEGLQLDFDTVVAANTFDAHRLIHLAGDKRDAVVEVLFRAHFGEGAVIDDPEVLVDIASRAGLDADAVRAELDSGAGADAVRADIDTARALQVSGVPFFVANRRIAVSGAQPKDVFLQLLTQANAVPVD from the coding sequence GTGACGACACAGCAAGAGCACGACGGCGACATCGAGATCGAGATCTGGTCCGACGTGGCCTGTCCCTGGTGCTACATCGGTAAGCGCCGCTTCCTGTCGGCCCTGGAGGAGTTCGAGGGGCGCGACCGGGTGAACGTGACGTGGCGGTCGTACCAGCTGTCGCCGGACACCCCGGTCGGTGAGCGGCGCACCGAACTCGATGCCCTGGTGGAGAGCAAGGGGCTGTCGGCGGAGCAGGTCCGTCAGATGTTCGTGCACGTCGCGCAGACTGCGGCCGACGAGGGTCTGCAACTGGACTTCGACACGGTCGTCGCCGCCAACACCTTCGACGCGCACCGGTTGATCCACCTCGCGGGTGACAAGCGAGATGCCGTGGTGGAGGTCCTGTTCCGCGCGCACTTCGGTGAGGGAGCCGTGATCGACGACCCCGAGGTGCTCGTCGACATCGCGTCACGGGCCGGGCTCGACGCCGACGCGGTGCGCGCCGAACTCGATTCCGGTGCCGGTGCGGACGCCGTCCGGGCCGATATAGACACCGCTCGTGCGCTGCAGGTGTCGGGCGTGCCGTTCTTCGTCGCCAACCGCAGGATCGCCGTGTCCGGTGCGCAGCCGAAGGACGTGTTCCTGCAGCTTCTGACGCAGGCGAACGCCGTGCCGGTCGACTAG
- a CDS encoding CbtB domain-containing protein, producing the protein MVYVSSPSKSVESAGIVLIAVGVVLLALLTLYLVGFDQGAISRSGMYLHELMHDGRHLLGVPCH; encoded by the coding sequence ATGGTTTACGTCTCGTCACCGAGCAAGTCCGTCGAATCAGCCGGAATCGTGCTGATCGCCGTCGGAGTCGTCCTGCTCGCACTGCTCACCCTCTACCTGGTCGGCTTCGACCAGGGTGCGATCTCCCGAAGTGGCATGTACCTGCACGAATTGATGCACGACGGACGCCATCTCCTGGGAGTTCCCTGTCACTAG
- a CDS encoding SH3-like domain-containing protein: MNSPAEFEAQANRVAGYGPLHHEEMDSPYYLTNSAFDALRHVLHDVGGQPALPVAYEEKVEEDWEMSTYVTCECLGWRGVWNSEERRRAENDLGATLYFGLPYYARWITVAAKTLINKGLITPDELSAKIDEVRARTAGGTATGGRS; encoded by the coding sequence ATGAACTCTCCAGCAGAATTCGAAGCTCAGGCGAACCGAGTGGCGGGGTACGGCCCCCTCCATCACGAAGAGATGGATTCGCCGTACTACCTGACCAATTCCGCGTTCGACGCGCTGCGGCACGTGCTGCACGACGTCGGCGGCCAGCCCGCCCTCCCCGTCGCGTACGAGGAGAAGGTCGAAGAGGACTGGGAGATGAGCACGTACGTCACGTGCGAATGCCTCGGCTGGCGCGGGGTGTGGAATTCGGAGGAACGCCGCCGCGCCGAGAACGATCTGGGTGCCACGCTGTACTTCGGACTGCCGTACTACGCACGGTGGATCACCGTGGCGGCCAAGACACTCATCAACAAGGGCCTGATCACGCCGGACGAACTCTCCGCCAAGATCGACGAGGTGCGGGCCCGGACCGCCGGCGGAACAGCGACCGGAGGCCGGTCATGA
- a CDS encoding SH3-like domain-containing protein yields MTKFQIGDRVTVKDATSMFHTRTQAFIRGHTGVVVEHRPEWVIPEDEAWGRVDDGRTEPFYVVRFQQTDLWPRYTGYEIDTLETECSERWLEPAGEADT; encoded by the coding sequence ATGACGAAATTCCAGATCGGCGACCGCGTCACCGTCAAGGACGCGACGTCGATGTTCCACACCCGCACGCAGGCATTCATCCGCGGGCACACCGGCGTCGTCGTCGAACACCGCCCGGAATGGGTGATCCCCGAGGACGAGGCGTGGGGACGCGTGGACGACGGCCGGACCGAGCCGTTCTACGTCGTCCGCTTCCAGCAGACCGACCTGTGGCCCCGCTATACCGGATACGAGATCGACACCTTGGAAACCGAGTGCTCCGAGCGCTGGCTCGAGCCGGCAGGAGAGGCCGACACATGA
- the scnC gene encoding thiocyanate hydrolase subunit gamma: MTHSHDDHAPIQASEEVSEFEILETAIRELSIEHGLFSREDHRRFSEWAESVGPSGGSRLVAKAWVDPEFKKRLLADGTETCKEVGIDWRDPTGSGTPSDYTYFYVLENTPKVHNVIVCTLCSCYPRPVLGMSPDWYRTPNYRRRLVRWPREVIAEFGLHFPSDVEVRVHDSNQKSRFMVMPMRPEGTEGWSEEQLASIITRDTMIGVAVPQVDWTATTPPSDNGGAAR; this comes from the coding sequence ATGACGCATTCGCACGACGATCACGCCCCGATCCAGGCCTCGGAGGAGGTCAGCGAATTCGAGATCCTGGAGACCGCCATCCGGGAACTGTCCATCGAACACGGCCTGTTCTCCCGTGAGGATCACCGGCGCTTCTCGGAGTGGGCCGAATCGGTAGGGCCGTCGGGTGGTTCGAGGTTGGTCGCGAAGGCGTGGGTGGATCCGGAATTCAAGAAGCGCCTGCTGGCCGACGGCACCGAGACCTGCAAGGAAGTGGGCATCGACTGGCGCGACCCCACCGGGTCGGGCACGCCGAGCGACTACACGTACTTCTACGTGCTGGAGAACACCCCGAAAGTGCACAACGTCATCGTCTGTACGTTGTGTTCGTGCTACCCGCGGCCCGTCCTCGGCATGTCGCCGGACTGGTACCGCACACCCAACTATCGCCGGCGCCTGGTGCGCTGGCCCCGCGAGGTGATCGCGGAGTTCGGGCTGCACTTCCCGTCGGACGTCGAAGTGCGCGTGCATGATTCGAATCAGAAATCGCGATTCATGGTGATGCCGATGCGCCCCGAGGGCACCGAGGGGTGGAGCGAGGAGCAGCTGGCATCGATCATCACCCGCGACACCATGATCGGCGTCGCCGTCCCGCAGGTCGACTGGACGGCGACCACACCACCCTCGGACAACGGAGGAGCCGCACGATGA
- a CDS encoding SH3-like domain-containing protein — protein sequence MMADKGYDVILNTLTPDTTREDVTLPDLDRKPDPWESSMQATAECLSWRGAWDNLDRRHTEDQLGETIYRDFPVRSRSVVATAHALMDKGVISPDELQAKMEEVRERFNRR from the coding sequence ATGATGGCGGACAAGGGCTACGACGTCATCCTGAACACGTTGACGCCGGACACAACTCGCGAAGACGTGACGCTGCCGGACCTCGACCGCAAGCCCGACCCGTGGGAGTCGAGTATGCAGGCCACCGCGGAATGCCTGTCCTGGCGTGGCGCCTGGGACAATCTCGACAGGCGCCACACCGAGGATCAGCTGGGCGAAACCATCTACCGCGACTTCCCCGTCCGCTCCCGGTCCGTCGTCGCCACCGCGCACGCGCTGATGGACAAGGGCGTCATCAGCCCGGACGAACTCCAGGCGAAGATGGAGGAAGTGCGCGAACGGTTCAATCGCCGCTAG
- a CDS encoding OsmC family protein, which produces MPTRTARTAWNGSLEQGSGQVELTSSGVATFDVSFPKRAAEEAGGTTSPEELIAAAHSSCYAMQLSALIAEAGGTPQSLEVKADVSLGPDNPGFKLTGIKLTVRGEVDGLDADGFAKAAQAAKESCPVSKALTGVEITLDAALES; this is translated from the coding sequence ATGCCGACACGTACCGCACGGACCGCTTGGAACGGATCACTCGAACAGGGAAGCGGCCAGGTGGAACTCACCAGTTCCGGCGTCGCGACCTTCGACGTCTCGTTCCCGAAGCGCGCGGCGGAGGAGGCGGGTGGAACCACCAGCCCGGAGGAATTGATCGCGGCGGCGCATTCCTCCTGCTACGCGATGCAGCTGTCCGCCCTCATCGCGGAGGCAGGCGGAACCCCGCAGAGCCTCGAGGTGAAGGCCGATGTCTCACTCGGGCCGGACAACCCGGGTTTCAAGCTGACCGGCATCAAGTTGACGGTCCGCGGTGAGGTGGACGGTCTCGACGCCGACGGCTTCGCCAAGGCCGCTCAGGCCGCGAAGGAGTCGTGCCCGGTGAGCAAGGCCCTCACCGGTGTCGAGATCACGTTGGACGCGGCACTCGAATCCTGA
- a CDS encoding helix-turn-helix transcriptional regulator: MRADRLLSLVLLLRNRGRMSASALARELEVSPRTVLRDIDSLSTAGIPVYAERGRDGGFELLPGFTTDLTGLTVDEAKALLAAGSAVTSESLGMAPAFASAMRKVVAAMPDAHRAAATKVAERVFVTQGSWLTDPEPADDHLGLIQQAVFVGRRLSILYPSQGNEPAWRVIDPQGLIHAGGRWYLVATDAGRDRTYRLERIEDVRELDEPAQRPVDIDLAAIWERRRSAFRSRGTPVVVDVLVRRERRDVLAERAFAVRSEQQADGDRVRMEVVFGDDSHASGVLWSLGEDAEVLAPDDLRAALRSRALRMCARYE; this comes from the coding sequence ATGCGCGCCGACCGTCTGCTCTCGCTCGTCCTCCTGCTCCGCAACCGTGGGCGGATGTCGGCTTCGGCGCTGGCCCGTGAACTCGAGGTGTCGCCGCGCACCGTGCTGCGCGACATCGACAGTTTGTCGACGGCGGGGATCCCGGTATACGCCGAACGCGGCCGCGACGGCGGTTTCGAGTTGCTCCCGGGATTCACCACCGACCTCACCGGTTTGACCGTCGACGAGGCGAAGGCGCTGCTGGCCGCCGGTTCCGCAGTGACCTCGGAGTCGCTGGGCATGGCGCCGGCGTTCGCGTCGGCGATGCGCAAGGTGGTCGCGGCGATGCCGGACGCGCACCGCGCCGCGGCGACGAAGGTGGCGGAGCGGGTGTTCGTCACCCAGGGCTCGTGGCTGACCGATCCGGAACCGGCCGACGACCACCTCGGGCTGATCCAGCAGGCGGTGTTCGTGGGCAGGCGCCTGAGCATCCTCTACCCGTCGCAGGGCAACGAACCGGCGTGGCGGGTCATCGACCCACAGGGTCTCATCCACGCGGGCGGACGGTGGTACCTGGTGGCGACGGACGCCGGTCGCGACCGGACGTACCGGCTCGAGCGGATCGAGGACGTCCGCGAACTCGACGAACCGGCGCAGCGACCGGTCGACATCGACCTCGCCGCGATCTGGGAGCGTCGCCGGTCGGCGTTCCGGTCGCGCGGCACCCCGGTGGTCGTCGACGTTCTCGTCCGCCGGGAGCGCCGCGACGTCCTGGCGGAGCGCGCGTTCGCCGTCCGCTCCGAGCAGCAGGCCGACGGCGACCGGGTGCGCATGGAAGTGGTGTTCGGCGACGACTCCCATGCGAGCGGCGTTCTGTGGTCGCTCGGCGAGGACGCGGAAGTGCTGGCGCCGGACGATCTGCGGGCCGCCCTGCGTTCCCGGGCGCTGCGGATGTGCGCCAGGTACGAGTAG
- a CDS encoding TIGR03086 family metal-binding protein, with product MTNTTDPRPLYREALTWTTGLIDNVREDQLTASTPCADFDVRTMLGHLVATVERARVIGEGGDPGTIPLVVADIPDDGYADAYRSAADRMWPVWTDDSRLDATVTAPWGTVPGRAAIWGYINETLVHGWDLAVATGQPSETRPELAEAMLAVAQLAIPAEPRGGHVPFADVVDPLPTAGPTERLANWSGRKSI from the coding sequence ATGACAAACACGACAGACCCCCGGCCCCTGTACCGCGAAGCCCTCACCTGGACCACCGGCCTCATCGACAACGTCCGCGAGGACCAGTTGACGGCATCCACCCCGTGCGCCGACTTCGACGTCCGCACCATGCTCGGCCACCTCGTCGCCACCGTGGAACGTGCCCGCGTGATCGGTGAGGGCGGCGACCCGGGCACCATTCCGCTCGTCGTCGCCGACATCCCCGACGACGGCTACGCGGACGCCTACCGGTCCGCCGCCGACCGCATGTGGCCCGTGTGGACCGACGACAGCCGACTCGACGCGACGGTGACCGCCCCGTGGGGCACAGTCCCCGGACGCGCCGCGATCTGGGGCTACATCAACGAGACGCTCGTGCACGGCTGGGACCTGGCGGTCGCCACCGGCCAGCCCTCCGAAACCCGCCCCGAACTCGCGGAGGCCATGCTCGCCGTCGCACAGCTCGCGATCCCGGCGGAGCCACGCGGCGGGCACGTGCCGTTCGCGGACGTCGTCGACCCGCTCCCCACCGCAGGCCCCACCGAACGCCTCGCCAACTGGTCGGGACGCAAGAGCATCTGA
- a CDS encoding ATP-dependent Clp protease ATP-binding subunit → MFERFTDRARRVVVLAQEEARMLNHNYIGTEHILLGLIHEGEGVAAKSLESLGISLEGVRSQVEEIIGQGQQAPSGHIPFTPRAKKVLELSLREALQLGHNYIGTEHILLGLIREGEGVAAQVLVKLGADLNRVRQQVIQLLSGYQGKEPAESGGTRGEAGTPSTSLVLDQFGRNLTQAALEGKLDPVIGRSKEIERVMQVLSRRTKNNPVLIGEPGVGKTAVVEGLAQAIVNGEVPETLKDKQLYTLDLGSLVAGSRYRGDFEERLKKVLKEINTRGDIILFIDELHTLVGAGAAEGAIDAASILKPKLARGELQTIGATTLDEYRKYIEKDAALERRFQPVQVGEPTVEHTIEILKGLRDRYEAHHRVSITDGALVAAATLADRYINDRFLPDKAIDLIDEAGARMRIRRMTAPPDLREFDDKIADARREKESAIDAQDFEKAANLRDKEKTLVAQRAEREKQWRSGDLDVIAEVDDEQIAEVLGNWTGIPVFKLTEEETTRLLRMEEELHKRIIGQEDAVKAVAKAIRRTRAGLKDPKRPSGSFIFAGPSGVGKTELAKSLANFLFGEDDALIQIDMGEFHDRFTASRLFGAPPGYVGYEEGGQLTEKVRRKPFSVVLFDEIEKAHQEIYNTLLQVLEDGRLTDGQGRTVDFKNTVLIFTSNLGTSDISKAVGLGFTSGKGDESNYERMKLKVHDELKKHFRPEFLNRIDDIVVFHQLTTEQIVQMVDLMVARVEVALKNKDMTMEVTEKAKSLLAKRGFDPVLGARPLRRTIQREIEDQLSEKILFGEVGPGQIVYVDVENWDGEGAGEDAKFTFRGEAKPVTVPDEVPVDLAKSGAADSE, encoded by the coding sequence ATGTTCGAGAGGTTCACCGATCGCGCACGGCGCGTTGTTGTCCTGGCTCAAGAAGAAGCCAGGATGCTCAACCACAACTACATCGGTACGGAGCACATCCTGCTCGGCCTCATTCACGAGGGCGAAGGTGTCGCTGCCAAGTCGCTGGAGTCGTTGGGCATCTCCCTCGAAGGAGTGCGCAGCCAGGTCGAGGAGATCATCGGCCAGGGCCAGCAGGCCCCGTCCGGCCACATCCCCTTCACCCCGCGTGCCAAGAAAGTCCTGGAGCTCAGCCTGCGCGAGGCACTGCAGCTCGGACACAACTACATCGGTACGGAGCACATCCTGCTCGGCCTCATCCGCGAGGGTGAAGGCGTCGCAGCGCAGGTTCTGGTGAAGCTCGGCGCCGATCTCAACCGGGTCCGGCAGCAGGTCATCCAGCTGCTTTCCGGTTACCAGGGCAAGGAGCCTGCCGAGTCCGGCGGCACTCGTGGCGAGGCGGGCACCCCGTCCACGTCGCTGGTGCTCGACCAGTTCGGTCGCAACCTCACCCAGGCGGCCCTCGAAGGCAAGCTCGACCCCGTCATCGGCCGCTCGAAGGAAATCGAGCGCGTCATGCAGGTGCTGTCGCGGCGTACCAAGAACAACCCCGTGCTGATCGGTGAGCCCGGTGTCGGTAAGACCGCCGTCGTCGAAGGTCTCGCTCAGGCCATCGTCAACGGCGAGGTCCCGGAGACGCTCAAGGACAAGCAGCTGTACACGCTCGACCTCGGGTCGCTCGTGGCAGGTAGCCGTTACCGCGGTGACTTCGAAGAGCGCCTGAAGAAGGTCCTCAAGGAGATCAACACCCGCGGCGACATCATCCTGTTCATCGACGAGCTGCACACCCTGGTGGGTGCCGGCGCGGCCGAGGGCGCCATCGACGCGGCCTCGATCCTCAAGCCGAAGCTCGCCCGCGGTGAGCTGCAGACCATCGGTGCGACCACCCTCGACGAGTACCGCAAGTACATCGAGAAGGACGCCGCACTCGAGCGCCGCTTCCAGCCGGTGCAGGTCGGCGAGCCGACGGTGGAGCACACCATCGAGATCCTCAAGGGTCTGCGCGACCGCTACGAGGCGCACCACCGCGTGTCCATCACGGACGGTGCACTGGTCGCCGCGGCCACCCTGGCCGATCGCTACATCAACGACCGCTTCCTGCCGGACAAGGCCATCGACCTCATCGACGAGGCCGGAGCACGGATGCGCATCCGCCGGATGACCGCACCGCCGGACCTCCGCGAGTTCGACGACAAGATCGCCGACGCCCGCCGCGAGAAGGAGTCCGCGATCGACGCGCAGGACTTCGAGAAGGCCGCGAACCTGCGCGACAAGGAGAAGACTCTCGTCGCTCAGCGCGCGGAGCGGGAGAAGCAGTGGCGTTCCGGTGACCTGGACGTCATCGCCGAGGTCGACGACGAGCAGATCGCCGAGGTCCTGGGTAACTGGACCGGTATCCCCGTGTTCAAGCTCACCGAGGAGGAGACCACCCGTCTGCTCCGCATGGAGGAGGAGCTGCACAAGCGGATCATCGGTCAGGAAGACGCGGTCAAGGCTGTCGCCAAGGCCATCCGTCGTACCCGCGCAGGCCTGAAGGACCCGAAGCGTCCGTCCGGTTCGTTCATCTTCGCCGGCCCGTCCGGTGTCGGTAAGACCGAACTGGCCAAGTCGCTCGCCAACTTCCTGTTCGGCGAGGACGACGCTCTCATCCAGATCGACATGGGTGAGTTCCACGACCGGTTCACCGCGTCGCGGCTGTTCGGTGCCCCTCCCGGCTACGTCGGCTACGAAGAGGGCGGCCAGCTCACCGAGAAGGTGCGGCGCAAGCCGTTCAGCGTGGTGCTGTTCGACGAGATCGAGAAGGCACACCAGGAGATCTACAACACCCTCCTGCAGGTGCTCGAAGACGGCCGTCTCACCGACGGCCAGGGCCGGACCGTGGACTTCAAGAACACGGTGCTCATCTTCACCTCGAACCTCGGCACGTCGGACATCTCCAAGGCCGTGGGTCTCGGCTTCACTTCCGGTAAGGGCGACGAGTCGAACTACGAGCGGATGAAGCTCAAGGTCCACGACGAGCTGAAGAAGCACTTCCGTCCCGAGTTCCTCAACCGCATCGACGACATCGTCGTGTTCCACCAGCTCACCACCGAGCAGATCGTTCAGATGGTGGACCTGATGGTTGCGCGCGTCGAGGTGGCCTTGAAGAACAAGGACATGACGATGGAGGTCACCGAGAAGGCGAAGTCGCTGCTGGCCAAGCGTGGTTTCGATCCGGTCCTGGGTGCGCGGCCGCTGCGTCGCACCATCCAGCGCGAGATCGAGGACCAGCTGTCGGAGAAGATCCTCTTCGGCGAGGTCGGCCCCGGTCAGATCGTGTACGTCGACGTCGAGAACTGGGACGGCGAAGGCGCGGGCGAGGACGCGAAGTTCACGTTCCGCGGCGAGGCGAAGCCGGTCACGGTTCCCGACGAGGTTCCGGTCGACCTGGCCAAGTCGGGCGCAGCCGACTCGGAGTAG